A segment of the Aptenodytes patagonicus chromosome 3, bAptPat1.pri.cur, whole genome shotgun sequence genome:
ATGAAGAGAgcgaggaggggaggggagcgacCAACATAAAAAGGCAGAGTTCGCTAGAAATCATTACTACGGGAGGGGACGTGAACGTCAAGGCTACAAAAAATGTGGCAGcgatttaaggggaaaaaaaaaaaaaagaatttatacaAGCGCATAGTTGACTCTGCTTTCCAGATTCTCACCTTTTCAAGCCCTGAAAAGTGAGACACCGTGTCTAGGGGAATGTTTTCATTCGCACCGATAGAAAgtcctttgtttgttttaaatgaatcaGCAGCTCACCCTGCTGGGCTGCTGTTTGCAAACGAAGTCTGTCATGAAGTCAAACTCGTTCTGTCCCAACCACAGCTCGGGAAGCTCCTTGATGCGATCCAGCCCCATTTCGATGACTAAGGACATGAGGACCTCCTCGTCGATGAAGTCAGTGTCTATGACATTGGGCGGCAGCATTGCCGCGGGGACGTGGGGGACGGCGGGCGGCaagccgctgccgccgccgctgccgccgtgCTTGGGGTTGCAGTCCCTGAaatgctgctggctgctgccgtTCAGCTGGTGGCTGCCGGGGTGCAAGTCCGGCATGTAGTGGCTGTGGGGGTAGGGGTGGTGGCTGAAGTACTGGTTGTTCAGCTTCTGGAGCTGCATGCTGGCGCTCAGCTGCCCTCCCGGGCTGGCGACGGGGGGGGCCATGAACTGGGAGCCGCTGaagcgggcggggggcggcatGCTGCCGGCCGGGTGCCCTCCGCTCACGCTCCCCGGCCCCATGGCGTGCCTCACCCCGCTGCTCGCGTTCATATTCCCGGCTCCGTAATGTATATGGTCGCCCATCAGGGCGCTGAAGGCGTGCTgctgcggcggctgctgctgctggtggtggtgatggggggTGGGAAACTGCCCCATGCCCATCCGATGCGCAGGGTGGTGGTGAAGCCCGCCGGATGCGTCGGGGAATCGCCCGTGGTTCATGGCCATCATGTGGTCTGCCATTGCCCACCTGGAAAGTTAGCGTGTGAATACATTAGGAAAATACACCCTCGGACATCCAGCCGCCCTCTCCCGGACCGGCTGCGTCTGCCCGGCGCTGGGAGAAACGACTTCGCCGGTCCCGCCGTCCTCTCCTTCtcggggggagggagaagaggaaaaaaaaaaaaaaaaaaaaatcccctaccGCGGCTCCACCGTGGAGtacaaagggaaaaatgagaaagGGGAGCCCGCGGTACGAAAATCCCGGTCCCCTCCGCTAATCCGGCGAGCAACACGCCTTCCCGCTCCAACTTGTGCATACCTATCGCCGGAAAGTGTTGCATTCGGCAACAGCCGCCTCCTCCCCGCACGTTCAAAAGGCGCCCGAGCCCCCCGGCTTCGCCAGGGAAGGCAGCGGATTTCCACGGCGCTCTCGCTAACTTGCGGGGAACGAGCAAAGAATTGGGAAGTCCCACCTAGCCGCTGTCAGCAACTTTTGGAATTAAGTCCTAATTATTTCGGTAAAAATACAGTAAGGCACAGATAAGGAGGTAAAGCCGGGCAGCTGAGAGATACCTTTCCTCGCGTGTTTAAACAGTCCCATTTTTCCTGTTGCACACAAAAGGGACACCCGGCACCGGCTACGAGAACCGCCGCACTCACCTCCcggcttctttcttcttttgcttcaaaGGTGGCGGTGAAATCAGTCAGTAAAAGTCACCCAGCATAGAGAGGGCTTCCCCGGCTCTCTCCTCGGCGCTTACGTGACGGTGCTGCGATCGCTGCCGCAGCCCCAGAGCTGTTTTTCACTCCTCTGCGAGGCTCATCGGCACTTGCCAACAATGAGCTGTGTTTCTTACCCAGCTTTGGCCACAGCTAATATAGGATTTCAGAAGGGAGGAGCAAAACCCTTACAGGCAACCAGAAGTAAAACCTGGAGCAAgcgaggggggagaaaaaaaaaaaagaaagacagaaagaaagaaagaaaagaaaaaaaaaaaacccaacacccagcgcgcgcgcgcgcaggcGCGCGCGCACACGCACAGGGACACACGCGCGCAGCGAGACACGCGGGAAGAGGCCAGGCGGCTCTGCAAGGCACCCgagcgccccgctccccccgcctggGCGACACGTGTGTCCGTGGGTCGCTTGCGCCGCGCTGCGCGCCCCGCTCAGCGCCTCCCCCGGGAACAAAGCGGggctccgcggcggggcggcggggaccggcgCCCCGCGCACCCCGCCGCCGCTCACCCGCCTCCGGCGCGGCCACGGCGGAGGGTGCCGCCCGCCTCCCACGGCCCCGGCCTCGGCCGGCTCCGCGCTCGGGCATCGCCGGGCTCCGTCGCGCCCCGTCCGCTCGCGTCGCTGCAGCGCGGAGGCCGCGGACACGCGTGGGGCTGAGCGctccggcagcgctgcccggccaGGACGAGGTCCGCCCCTCCGGTGCCGCCGCGGTGCAGGTGCCCGGCCCCACCGGCGTGGGTCCCCCGGGCCCGCGTGGgcgcccccggggccggcccctCTCCCGGAGGCGAGATCCGAGATCCACCTTTTTCCACAGACACGGGCGCCGCATGCgggaggtgtgtgtgggggtgccggcacactcttcccccccccccccccttccacccctcGTGTTTGCCCCACAGCCACCCGGGGCGTGCAGGGCGGGTGCCCACCCACTCTTGCCCTTGGCCGGTTTGGTGGGGTTTATTAGCATTATTTATGATTGTTTTTCTTGGAatggcaaaggaaaacagaacatgcAGAGCGCGGGAGGGTAGGCGCTTTGCAAAGGCGGTCGCCCTGGCTGGGCACGTCCCCTATCGCTCCCCCGTGTGCGGCAGCGCCCTGCCTCGCAGCACCGCCCCGGCAGCGCCACGCGTGTGCAACCCCCCCCGGGACCGGCGCTCCTGTCTCTTGCTCCAGATCCACCAGCTCCTCTCCGAAGGGTGGCCGTGCTGAAATAGCAGGCAAGCGCTGAGGGGCCAGGGGAGGCCTGCTGCAGGGAAGCGCGGGATGGTGGCCTATTTTCAATAGTGCCTTCGCCTGGCTTTTTGTTCCccctctctgctttcccccttTCAGCTGCCCACGGGCACGTGAAGGGGGCAGCGGTAGACAGGACACCCTCCCCGGACAGGAGGAATTGTGTGCTCCTCTTCTGAGGTCAAAGCAGCCATCATGTAGGTTGAGATGGGGTTTCTGCTCCTCCACGCACTCCACAAGGATGCAGCGGTGCAGGAGGTCCTCCTTGGGGAGGCACAGGCGAGGGCGAATGGGATGCTTCAGGATGCTGTCCATGTGGTAGTCCTCTTGCCCCCTTTTGGGTGGGCCCTTACCTGGCCGCAGTGAACTATGAAggtgaaaccaaaccaaaaggaGGGTTAGCTCCACCTCATCATCTGCTGAGGTGGAGGCAGAGCTGGGTTCCTGGGTGCAGCGAGGTGTGGCAGAGAGGAGAAGGGTAATTCCCTGCATGGCTGGTACAATCCTTAGCAAAGCCACGCGGGCAGGCGGCAGTGGGTGGGCACATATAAGACGCCGGAAAAATACCCGGCTGACACCCCAGCTgtgggggacagcagggatggAATCAAAGCCATGGGAGGACAGGAAGCTTTACAAGTGTCAGAGTTACCTCGAGGAAGTGACCTCATCCCGCAGCCCTGTTTCCTGCAGCGATTAAGTAGGGTGCCCACCATGATTTCACGTTTTGGCCTTCAAATGCATGTGAGTAGGTGGACGGCTGGGAGTTACCGTTGACCCAGGACCTCCAGTCTGGCCAGGGATGGTCAGAAAAGTGACAGTACCTTTCTGGAGATTTTTCCTTCTCGCGGTTGTGCAGGTTTTGCAGGGCAAAACAATGAATAATAAGAAGATCCTGTTCCATTTGGCAAGTAGTCAGCTGTGTATCATGACAAGTGGTTTGTTTAATGTCACATATCCATGGTGATACTGGTATGCCTTTTTGCTCTCCACTGCCTTAAGTTTGTGATCCTTTTTAAAGCCAAGCACACATCATATCACCGCCCTGCAAATGCCCTTTCCTATTTTTGGCTTTCAGATGCTGGAAGCTGCCAGCTTGCCAGAGCGAGTTATGGAGAATTGGCATGAGACTGCCAGAAGCAATAGTAGGGAAGTCACAGCCTCCATGGCACTTTACTCATACAAAACGTATCTTCAGGTATTTacagcacacacacaaagagTTGGGCAGGACGGAGTTTCTTCATCAGGGGTTGCAATGGGGTCCAGATAAGGCTCAGCAGAGCGGTGCCAGATGAGCCAAGTTTGTCATTGTTTATAGCCATAGCAAAGTGGGAACACAATCAGTTGGTTGCTTTCCAGGAAATGGCTGGAAAACTGGTGACAGGCAGCTAGGGGAATGCAGGACAAAGCATGAGCCCGTCACCACTGAGCTAGCAGGAAGCCCCAAATCTCATCTGTTTGCCTCTCCTGATCTAAGCCACAgttatttaaagaaatcttttcacTCGTCTTCTTCAAAGGCTTCTGCATACCTGAGTTGGTTCTTCAGTCGAACAACAAGAAAGCAGGGCACTGTGTATCGGGAGAATGCCGGAGATGGCCAGGGGCGGGAATGAAAGCAGCAGGGTTCACAGAGCCGCTCCTCAGTGAAGAATCCGAGTAGAGTTGAAAGCAGAATGTGACTGCTGTGCCCATCTAGGAAGAATCACTGAGACATATCAAACACgacaatggaaaagaaaggaaaagatggatCCTCAGTTGGGTGTTAACATTTTGGATCGGAAGGTCAGGCAGGCACTGAGGCTGGGTTGCGGATGTGGCCCCGCTCACTCCTTCCAGACTGGAACATCTGCAAAGTGcggtgaaaggaaggaaagggaaatcaAAAAGGAGAATCCCAGATGGTGTTTTTCGAGGTATTTACTGGAAATGTTCAAGCCGGCTGAATACTTGTAGTTCCAGAGATGTATCACTGGAACAAGATACACAGGGCAACAGATTTCAGGGGGACCTGGATCTCTCAGTCCTTTTTTGCAACTCTGAAAATCCCTAACTCTCTGTGACAGATCTGTCTGTCCCATATCACCGTGGAGGTGAGTTTCTATGTGTTCCCTCCCACACTGACACAAAGCAGTCAGGAAAACCCAGTTCTGCTAGGGTTATCTGATGGGAAATTTTATATTAGAATGATATCCTGGAAGAAATGCCCTTTCTGTAGAAATGACCAAGCTCTGCTATTGGGAAGACAAGCCATGATTTTCTGGCTGCTCTCGCTTCTGACCTCCTTACAGCTTCCTTCAATCCCACCCTTCCCCAGGGCACCTGGCGCTTGGCAGGGAAGAGGGAACTGTGGCGCAGGAGGTCCCCAGCTCTTTGCTTTACCAGCACCGAGCTGGACAGCTGCCGCTGGTTTCACTGCCCACCCCGAGGAAAAACAATGAACATGACAAGCTTGTTCCAGATGGGCACCCAGGAAGCAGGCAAATCTGTTTTGGTCTCTcaacatgccttttttttcttcctggaattCCCTTTGTGAgaagaacagggtttttttttttgcctgtgggGTGAAAACAGAGGTTTTGACTAGACGGGAGTTCCATTTTCTGACATGCTTTACTGAGAGACCTGTTATTCTTATGTgattgggggggaagagtggagACAATATTAGCCATGGGTCTGGGCACGAGATCCTCCAAGTATCCAGGTGGTGAAGGAATTACCTTGGCAAATTCGGCTGTTTGAACAGCACCAAAGTCCAGACTACGGCAGAAAACATAGGATTAACTTGGTTCACCTAGTTCGATACCAGGCACAAGCTTCCTAAAGCCATCACAGCTCCCCTCTGCCAGTTCAGACACAGCCAGGCATTTCCCAGAGCTGAGCATCTGCCCTCCCATTTCAACAATCTGCTCTCCCGGGGAAGGCCACCCTTCAATGAGGTAGTGCACCTGACATACAGGTAGGCAGCCCAAGTGCGGAAGAGATGACCCACTGGGGATTTCTTTCAGTGGTGGTGTATGTTACAAGGAGTTACTGGCGTGATGTCAAAGCAGATCTTCCTCACAGCTGGCTCGTGTGGGAGAGTTGGTGGAaatgcagagagagacagagcgTGCGCTATCTCCGTTAGTCAGCCCGGGACTCATTTTTTCTTTGCCAGGTTTCACAAGGTAATCGATCTGTGTGCTGATTGGAAGTTGCCGATTTCTCTGCTGAGAATGGGGGTTACCAGTGTATTTGTTAGCAACAAATCTTTATGAAAAGCAAAGAGTTACCCAGAGCAAGGAACTTCCTGAAGCATTTGGGGGTATGTCAGAGGGTTTCATGTGCTTACATCCCTTGTTGGTGTGCCAGGAACCAAAGATGCACCCATCAAAGTGCTGTTCTAAATTGAGGAACACAGGCTATGCAAATTGTGTTACTCTCTCCCCACCcaccttttcctgtttgtttagaTGGCTCAAGATAGTAATATGCCAGTATATTTTTTACCGGTAATAATGAATGTGGCTTTGCACCCTTCATCTGCATCGTGAGAATGTCTTGGGAAGGGTGACAAGCTCCACTGTTTCACCATTATGCCCTCTCAGCGCAGCGCTTCAAGCCTGTGTGATCGCAACCAAGGTTCTTCCTTAAGTGTAGTTTCACTGCAAGGTATCTTCTTTGAAAAAGTAAATCTGTAAAAATGGGAATACTTATTAAGAACATTATTTCTTGAAGAGGCTCAAGAGGatgtaaatatacaaaaataaacacacacgTAAGTAAATAATTAATCAAGTATCACTCCATTTGTATTCTGTCACACAGAACCCCAACACGGACCTTTTCGCTACTCTTTACTTTTGGGTATCAGTGGGAACCAGAAATAACAAAAGGAACACGTTCGGGTGCCTTTGAGAAAGTGGTAGTAGCTTCTGTAGTAAACCAAATGACACCAGGTTCAAATAGAGCACAGAGGTGGAAAGCTAGGCTGTTTGAacaaaattttgttctgtttggggCCCGAGCCAAGTAATAATAATACTGTTTTGGGCCAACAAAGACTTCTTAAAAACTTTCAGGTAGaatgaagtgttttatttaattaaacaTTACTAGAAAGCAGAGTACATACTTCTAAGTATGTATTAGACCTGGATGATTACACCCAAAGTGTTCATTGCACATATTCTGTAATTAATTGAACGGGTAGTTGACAAGTAATTTATTTGAAGTCCACCAAATAATTGAAGCTTATTATTAGAATGAATTGGAATGctccaaaaaaaggaagatttgtgATTACAAATATAGGCCCCAATCCAGGTTACGTTTATACATGCGAATAACAGTCACGTTTTTTAGGCAGATCATTTCACACAGTGCCCTCCTCTCTTGTATCTGCACACAAATATTCTAATTTAAATCAGTGAGGCTACGCAGGAAGTAAGATACTTCTCAGTATGAGTAAGGTTGACAAAATCTTAACTTCTCAAACACCAATTGATCAAATGGACACAACTTAAATCCAACAATGGTCTGTACTTGGGACTGGATTTCCAGGTGGTCGCATCTTTAGGAGCACAACAGGCCACTCGAGACACTGATCTGTATGAGTGTCTGGCCTGGAATTTAATAATACCCAATCTAAAATTGGGTATCAATTATTCCATTGATTAAgtccacattttccctttgcAGTTCCAATATTTCTGACATGAAGAAGATGTTAGTAAAATTAACATAATAGTTATAGAAGAGAAATGTTCTGTTGCTGTACTGAACATCAATTTAGATTAGGGTAAGCACGTATTTTGGACATGCTTATCGGACCTAACGGTATCACACACAGCAGAATTTTTCTAAATCACATGAGAAACACTGACTTCCATGGGACTCTACAAGGGTTCAGTGTACAGCAAACAAGTGTGTGCTGAAACAGTGTTGTAGCATGTAGGAAAGTAGTTCTTCGGTATAATCACTGTGGTCATTAAGGCTTCTCCAGCATCCTTGTGACTttgaattttgtttaaataaataggGAAGTAGTTTAATCCTCATGATGATAAAGGGTTACAAGCAGCTGTGGTGTTGGTCACGTGTCACACACTGTCAGTAGACAGTTGCAGTTTCAGTTACATTTTCTCCTTTGATTTGATTATGTTTTTCTCctaaattaaataattataatGTGTGTACTGTGTAGTAATGGCAGCAGCATTCGTTCCAGGCCTTTATGAATATGCTGTGGTTGAGGAGAATTTGTAAGCAATAAACCTTCTCATCTCATTCAGCGTTTTAGGCAACTTCTTTCACATACACCTTCTCCAGTTTGGTTTCCTTTTACAAGTATGAAGCATCTGGGAATCATTCCAGTCTGACCCATCTTGTCAGTGgattttcactgcatttctttAGTTGAGAACCTGTAACCGTTTTTACTGCAAACCTCTATGTTGAGGCTTTATATTTCAAGCTGGGTCTCATCTCAATCCAGTACTTCACATCGCCTTTCTCTGGAACACTGATATGTTATCTTTGTTCTCTGTGGCAAGGGTTACGCTCGCTCAGACAGGCCATTCTCAGTGTAGAAGATGCCTATCTGTGCTTCTCCCTTCCTGAATGCTTGCTGCAGAGGAGGCTTGCTCCTACCCCTCTCAAGATTAGTTACACGCTTTCTCTATGGATTACTTTCCGTTTTCCCTCAGCCTTTCATTTTGGCTGGCACCAGCAAGTGTTGTTTCCGCTTGTGTAAGTAGCTGTTTTCGTGGGCCATAGGATTCGGAAACAACAGACTCGATTTCAGTACGTTTCAAGTTTTGCTCTGAAATATGTACAGTAAGTCAGTCGGACccctgaaaaataatgaaatgcaaacaaaGTACATGTAAATAGGTCAAAATAGTTTATATTTCCTAAAACTAGTTAAAACTCAAGTTTTGTAGCCCCTTATTTGGAAACATAAAG
Coding sequences within it:
- the CITED2 gene encoding cbp/p300-interacting transactivator 2 is translated as MADHMMAMNHGRFPDASGGLHHHPAHRMGMGQFPTPHHHHQQQQPPQQHAFSALMGDHIHYGAGNMNASSGVRHAMGPGSVSGGHPAGSMPPPARFSGSQFMAPPVASPGGQLSASMQLQKLNNQYFSHHPYPHSHYMPDLHPGSHQLNGSSQQHFRDCNPKHGGSGGGSGLPPAVPHVPAAMLPPNVIDTDFIDEEVLMSLVIEMGLDRIKELPELWLGQNEFDFMTDFVCKQQPSRVSC